A single genomic interval of Phocoena sinus isolate mPhoSin1 chromosome 15, mPhoSin1.pri, whole genome shotgun sequence harbors:
- the LOC116740836 gene encoding pancreatic trypsin inhibitor-like, protein MSRLCLSIALLVLLGTLVAGTPGGKHKSHARGSQPAFCLEPQYTGVCRARKVRYFYNAKSGQCDIFIHGSCRGKKTNFLAARTA, encoded by the exons ATGAGCCGGCTCTGCCTCTCCATCGCCCTCCTCGTCCTCCTGGGCACCCTGGTGGCCGGCACCCCGGGGGGTAAACACAAGAGCCATGCCAGAG GTTCTCAGCCTGCCTTCTGCCTGGAGCCTCAGTACACGGGTGTCTGCAGGGCCCGGAAGGTCAGGTACTTCTACAACGCCAAGTCCGGGCAGTGCGACATCTTTATACACGGCAGCTGCCGAGGGAAGAAGACCAACTTCCTGGCTGCAAGGACTGCGTGA